The proteins below come from a single Cervus canadensis isolate Bull #8, Minnesota chromosome 2, ASM1932006v1, whole genome shotgun sequence genomic window:
- the LOC122428582 gene encoding pre-mRNA-splicing factor SYF2-like: MVPALTTDFPESYKLQRDSQKKLNSDKHQEVVEEDKRLKLPANWEAKKAHLEWELQEEEKKKECAARGEDYEKVKLLEISAEDAERRERKKRRKNPDLGFSDYAAAQLRQYHRLTKQIKPDMETYERLREKHGEEFFPMSNSLLHGTHVPSTEEIDRMVTDLEKQIEKRGKYSRRRPYNDDANIDYINERNAKFNKKAERFYGKYTAEIKQNLERGTAV; the protein is encoded by the exons ATGGTTCCTGCTTTAACCACTGATTTCCCTGAGTCTTATAAATTACAA AGAGATTCTCAAAAGAAACTCAACAGTGACAAACACCAGGAAGTTGTTGAAGAAGATAAAAGACTTAAGTTACCTGCAAATTGGGAAGCCAAAAAAGCTCATTTGGAATGGGaactacaggaagaagaaaagaaaaaggaatgtgcAGCAAGAGGGGAAGACTatgagaaagtgaagttgctagaaatcagtgcagaagatgcagaaagacgggagagaaaaaagaggaggaaaaacccTGACCTGGGATTTTCAGATTATGCTGCTGCCCAGCTTCGCCAGTATCATCGACTGACCAAACAGATCaaaccagacatggaaacatACGAGAGACTGAGAGAAAAGCATGGAGAAGAGTTTTTCCCAATGTCCAACAGTCTTCTTCATGGGACACATGTGCCTTCCACAGAGGAAATTGACAGGATGGTCACAGACCtggaaaaacaaattgaaaaacgAGGCAAATACAGCCGGAGACGTCCTTATAATGATGATGCAAATATTGACTACATTAATGAAAGGAATGCTAAATTCAACAAGAAGGCAGAAAGATTCTATGGGAAATACACAGCTGAAATTAAGCAGAATTTGGAAAGAGGAACAGCCGTCTAA